A window of the Gossypium arboreum isolate Shixiya-1 chromosome 2, ASM2569848v2, whole genome shotgun sequence genome harbors these coding sequences:
- the LOC108464120 gene encoding metallothionein-like protein type 2 — MSCCGGNCGCGSGCKCGSGCGGCKMYPEMNSAEQTTTGTLVLGVAPRKAHFDGAEMETGAENGCKCGDNCTCNPCNCK, encoded by the exons ATGTCTTGCTGTGGTGGAAACTGCGGTTGCGGCTCCGGTTGCAAGTGCGGCAGCGGCTGCGGCGG ttgcAAGATGTACCCTGAGATGAACTCTGCTGAGCAAACGACAACCGGGACACTTGTTCTTGGCGTGGCACCCCGGAAAGC GCACTTTGATGGAGCTGAAATGGAAACTGGGGCTGAAAATGGCTGCAAATGTGGAGATAACTGCACTTGCAACCCTTGCAATtgtaaatga